One region of Streptomyces davaonensis JCM 4913 genomic DNA includes:
- a CDS encoding NAD(P)/FAD-dependent oxidoreductase — protein MASPRYDVAILGSGLAGTTLAACLARNGAKVLVLDAGTHPRFAIGESTIPYTSMMMRLVSERYNVPEIKWLTTFEAVQSKISTNCGVKRNFGFLYHREGARQNPLETSMFPIPKITHTENHFFRQDTDAWMVNVAIKYGAEIRQQTKVLDIDVDDDGVTVIPAQGDPVRVKFVVDASGHRSPLAEKFGLREEPSRLRHQSRSLFTHMIGVKPYEDTVPKGTHQNPSPWSEGTLHHLFDGGWMWVIPFDNHPLATSPLCSVGINLDPRIHPQPDCTPEEEFRRFIAKYPDIAPQFEGAVAVRDWVRTGRLQYSSKQTMGYRWCLTSHAAGFVDALFSRGLSNTMEIIHALGWRLLDAIKEDDFSEERFAYVQELEQGLLDFNDDLVANAYTSFGSWFLWNAWFRVWSLGQILATFEINRAYATYLDSRDPGGLERLERQAPDGAIPDYAPVRQLLKNVSTLVQEVQKGDLDPRKASEEILAQLRAADFVPPAFGLADPDNHWTDATTLKVLQTLQWAKKDAPDEIGDLVYDGLTLFLRKRFDKEEFKVTEELKHMAAYWPVIGDVIKRRSASAS, from the coding sequence ATGGCTTCGCCGCGGTACGACGTGGCCATCCTGGGATCGGGACTGGCGGGTACCACGCTGGCCGCTTGCCTTGCGCGCAACGGAGCGAAGGTGCTCGTCCTCGATGCGGGTACCCACCCCAGGTTCGCCATCGGCGAGTCCACGATCCCGTACACCTCGATGATGATGCGGCTGGTCAGCGAGCGGTACAACGTGCCGGAGATCAAGTGGCTGACGACCTTCGAGGCCGTGCAGTCGAAGATCTCCACCAACTGCGGGGTGAAGCGGAACTTCGGTTTCCTCTACCACCGCGAGGGCGCTCGGCAGAACCCGCTGGAAACCAGCATGTTCCCGATCCCGAAGATCACCCACACCGAGAACCACTTCTTCCGCCAGGACACCGACGCCTGGATGGTGAATGTCGCCATCAAGTACGGCGCGGAGATCCGTCAGCAGACGAAGGTCCTGGACATCGATGTCGACGACGACGGGGTCACGGTGATCCCGGCGCAGGGCGACCCGGTGCGGGTGAAGTTCGTGGTGGACGCCAGCGGTCACCGCTCCCCGCTGGCCGAGAAGTTCGGGCTGCGCGAGGAGCCGAGCCGGCTGCGCCATCAGTCCCGTTCGCTGTTCACCCACATGATCGGGGTGAAGCCGTACGAGGACACCGTGCCCAAGGGCACGCACCAGAACCCCAGCCCGTGGAGCGAGGGGACCCTCCACCACCTCTTCGACGGCGGCTGGATGTGGGTCATCCCCTTCGACAACCACCCGCTGGCCACCAGCCCGCTGTGCAGCGTCGGCATCAATCTCGACCCGCGCATCCACCCGCAGCCGGACTGCACGCCGGAGGAGGAGTTCCGCCGGTTCATCGCCAAGTACCCGGACATCGCCCCGCAGTTCGAGGGTGCGGTCGCGGTCCGCGACTGGGTGCGCACCGGCCGGCTCCAGTACTCCTCCAAGCAGACCATGGGCTACCGCTGGTGCCTGACCTCGCACGCCGCCGGGTTCGTCGACGCGCTCTTCTCGCGCGGCCTGTCCAACACCATGGAGATCATCCACGCGCTGGGCTGGCGGCTGCTGGACGCCATCAAGGAGGACGACTTCTCCGAGGAGCGGTTCGCCTACGTCCAGGAGCTGGAGCAGGGCCTGCTCGACTTCAACGACGACCTGGTCGCCAACGCCTATACGTCCTTCGGTAGTTGGTTCCTGTGGAACGCCTGGTTCCGGGTGTGGTCGCTGGGGCAGATCCTCGCCACCTTCGAGATCAACCGCGCCTACGCCACCTACCTGGACAGCCGCGACCCGGGCGGCCTCGAACGTTTGGAGCGCCAGGCCCCGGACGGCGCGATTCCCGACTACGCCCCGGTCCGCCAGCTGCTGAAGAACGTCAGCACCCTCGTGCAGGAGGTCCAGAAGGGGGACCTCGACCCGAGGAAGGCCTCGGAGGAGATCCTCGCGCAGCTCCGTGCGGCCGACTTCGTACCCCCTGCCTTCGGTCTCGCCGACCCCGACAACCACTGGACGGACGCCACCACGCTCAAGGTCCTCCAGACCCTCCAGTGGGCGAAGAAGGACGCCCCGGACGAGATCGGCGATCTGGTCTACGACGGGCTCACCCTCTTCCTGCGCAAGCGGTTCGACAAGGAGGAATTCAAGGTCACCGAAGAGCTGAAGCACATGGCCGCGTACTGGCCCGTCATCGGCGACGTCATCAAGCGCCGGTCCGCGAGCGCGAGCTGA
- a CDS encoding FAD-dependent monooxygenase yields MDQNADAYDVIIAGAGPTGLMLAGELALAGVRCRVVERREHRTQESRALGLHGRTMEVLHMRGVADEVLERANPVPRVRVSLGQSLFDMGKLVSDFGQLTIIPQGQTEELLEKRAVNLGVTVERGVTVTDCRQEGRTVHVTLEKEGRVWEESAPWLIGCDGSRSQVRQSMGAEFTGATYPYTIIVADVRLGVPLDDQLLIRVGRAGLVVATDFGNGWYRMGVIDRDKPWSDDPVTLGEVDATLKKLFGRDMRPSEPLWTSRFHIQERQAEFYRKGRMIIAGDAAHVHSPLGGQGLNLGIQDAMNLGWKLAAVVKGRAGEDLLDSYAAERRPVSQGVIKVTDIATRIMTSDQLPARVARKAVVAVASRIPRTHLTAVGHLSGVFTRYPAMAAATGASALVGTRVPDLRIASPGRSAENLYEALRTGSFVLIDTGSGAPLLPGVPESDGSLVRLAGRISYAPGPWRTPEVILVRPDGYCAWAGTRARAVAELPAALLRWVRS; encoded by the coding sequence ATGGACCAGAACGCAGACGCCTACGACGTGATCATTGCGGGCGCCGGACCGACCGGACTGATGCTCGCCGGGGAACTCGCCCTGGCGGGAGTGCGGTGCAGGGTCGTGGAACGGCGTGAACACCGCACCCAGGAATCCCGGGCACTCGGCCTGCACGGACGCACCATGGAGGTCCTGCACATGCGCGGGGTCGCCGACGAGGTGCTCGAACGGGCCAACCCCGTGCCACGGGTCCGGGTCTCCCTCGGCCAGTCGCTGTTCGACATGGGCAAGCTGGTCTCCGACTTCGGGCAGCTCACCATCATCCCGCAGGGACAGACCGAGGAGCTCCTGGAGAAGCGCGCGGTCAACCTCGGGGTGACCGTGGAGCGCGGGGTCACGGTCACCGACTGCCGACAGGAGGGCAGGACCGTCCATGTCACGCTGGAGAAGGAGGGCAGGGTCTGGGAGGAGTCCGCACCCTGGCTCATCGGGTGTGACGGCTCGCGCAGCCAGGTGCGCCAGTCCATGGGCGCGGAATTCACCGGGGCCACCTACCCGTACACCATCATCGTCGCCGATGTCCGGCTCGGTGTTCCGCTCGACGACCAGCTGCTGATCCGGGTCGGCCGGGCCGGGCTCGTGGTGGCGACGGACTTCGGCAACGGCTGGTACCGCATGGGGGTGATCGACCGGGACAAGCCGTGGTCGGACGACCCGGTGACGCTCGGCGAGGTCGACGCGACGCTGAAGAAGCTGTTCGGCCGGGACATGCGGCCCAGCGAACCGCTGTGGACGTCCCGGTTCCACATCCAGGAGCGGCAGGCGGAGTTCTACCGCAAGGGGCGCATGATCATCGCCGGTGACGCCGCGCACGTCCACTCGCCGCTCGGCGGGCAGGGCCTCAACCTCGGTATCCAGGACGCGATGAACCTCGGCTGGAAGCTGGCCGCCGTGGTGAAGGGGCGGGCCGGTGAGGACCTGCTCGACAGCTACGCGGCCGAGCGGCGCCCGGTGTCGCAGGGCGTGATCAAGGTGACCGACATCGCCACCCGCATCATGACCTCCGACCAACTGCCGGCCAGGGTGGCACGCAAGGCCGTGGTCGCCGTGGCAAGCCGGATTCCGCGGACGCATCTGACCGCGGTCGGACATCTGTCGGGCGTCTTCACCCGCTACCCCGCGATGGCCGCGGCCACCGGTGCCTCCGCCCTGGTCGGAACCCGGGTCCCCGATCTGCGGATCGCCTCTCCCGGACGGTCCGCCGAGAACCTCTACGAGGCCCTGCGCACCGGCAGTTTCGTGCTGATCGACACCGGCAGCGGCGCACCGCTGCTCCCCGGTGTCCCCGAGTCCGACGGCAGCCTGGTCCGGCTGGCCGGCCGCATCTCCTACGCGCCGGGTCCCTGGCGCACCCCCGAGGTGATCCTGGTCCGCCCCGACGGTTACTGCGCCTGGGCGGGCACCCGTGCCCGCGCGGTCGCCGAACTCCCCGCGGCTCTGCTCCGCTGGGTCCGCAGCTGA
- a CDS encoding NAD(P)/FAD-dependent oxidoreductase yields MKTNRPTPTGHRAAPAADPKERYDVAVLGGTLAGGLLAAVLASQGVRVLVVPCAEDRGEPSGETTVPYTAEVFLLLAKRFGIPEIAAFGLFPDLPAEIRRDSGVKKSLGFLYHRPGQSQRAEESIQFNVPGEHAEWHLERRTVDAYTVTLAHRYGAAVLPHGVHATDAWTEDDGARVETADGHVWRARYLVDVSGPGSFLLARNGGDDAEPRLGLRSRVIATHMTGVAPFEEVRDTADYPRATAWSEGTVHHLFDGGWVQLVRFDNHQGGHNPATGVTLSLDPGRWADLADDPEKAFRTVVEQFPDLERQFTSATAVRPWTSAPLWQRTAARTYGDRWFALERTAARNDLFLSRDVTMATELVHALASALIPAVRRDDFATAPFARVAAFQDELGAFNDRWLRCARIAAGEFKLYNAFSRVWLLWQILADLSLKRARLDCEAGGGVLDWTPVERFELGGIWFHVPEGLRDLIDRSLKTVERVGAGELAAGAAADQIFAALRQGKFVPPLYAFGDPAARVYHFTLPKRLRMLWWVKTSAPEDFRRLLTRDNVTSVTSATSR; encoded by the coding sequence ATGAAGACCAACCGCCCCACCCCGACCGGCCACCGCGCCGCTCCTGCCGCCGATCCCAAGGAGCGGTACGACGTGGCCGTCCTGGGCGGCACCCTGGCCGGCGGCCTGCTGGCCGCCGTGCTGGCGAGCCAGGGCGTGCGGGTGCTCGTCGTCCCGTGCGCCGAGGACCGCGGCGAGCCGTCCGGTGAGACCACCGTGCCGTACACCGCCGAGGTCTTCCTGCTGCTGGCCAAGCGGTTCGGCATCCCGGAGATCGCGGCCTTCGGCCTCTTCCCGGACCTGCCCGCGGAGATCCGCCGGGACAGCGGCGTCAAGAAGAGCCTCGGCTTCCTCTACCACCGCCCCGGGCAGTCGCAGCGCGCCGAGGAGAGCATCCAGTTCAACGTCCCCGGCGAACACGCCGAGTGGCACCTGGAGCGGCGCACCGTCGACGCGTACACCGTGACCCTGGCCCACCGCTACGGCGCCGCCGTGCTGCCGCACGGGGTGCACGCGACCGATGCGTGGACCGAGGACGACGGGGCCCGCGTGGAGACCGCCGACGGCCATGTGTGGCGGGCCCGTTACCTCGTCGACGTCAGCGGACCGGGCTCGTTCCTGCTGGCACGCAACGGCGGCGACGACGCCGAGCCGCGGCTCGGGCTGCGCTCCCGGGTCATCGCCACGCACATGACCGGCGTGGCGCCCTTCGAGGAGGTCCGCGACACCGCGGACTACCCGCGCGCGACCGCCTGGTCCGAGGGCACGGTGCACCACCTGTTCGACGGCGGCTGGGTCCAGCTCGTCCGCTTCGACAACCACCAGGGCGGCCACAACCCCGCCACCGGTGTCACCCTCAGCCTCGACCCCGGGCGCTGGGCGGACCTGGCGGACGACCCGGAGAAAGCCTTCCGCACGGTTGTCGAGCAATTCCCCGATCTGGAGCGGCAGTTCACCTCGGCCACGGCGGTACGGCCGTGGACGAGCGCACCGCTGTGGCAGCGCACCGCCGCCCGGACGTACGGCGACCGCTGGTTCGCCCTGGAGCGGACCGCGGCCCGCAACGACCTGTTCCTCTCCCGCGACGTCACCATGGCCACCGAGTTGGTCCACGCGCTGGCCTCGGCGCTGATCCCGGCCGTGCGCCGCGACGACTTCGCCACCGCGCCGTTCGCGCGGGTCGCCGCGTTCCAGGACGAGCTCGGCGCGTTCAACGACCGCTGGCTGCGCTGCGCCCGCATCGCGGCCGGGGAGTTCAAGCTCTACAACGCCTTCTCGCGGGTCTGGCTGCTCTGGCAGATCCTCGCCGACCTCTCGCTCAAGCGGGCTCGCCTGGACTGCGAGGCCGGCGGCGGCGTCCTGGACTGGACCCCCGTCGAGCGCTTCGAACTCGGCGGCATCTGGTTCCACGTCCCCGAGGGACTGCGGGACCTCATCGACCGGTCCCTGAAGACCGTCGAGCGGGTCGGCGCGGGCGAACTCGCCGCCGGTGCGGCCGCCGACCAGATCTTCGCGGCCCTGCGCCAGGGCAAGTTCGTACCGCCGCTGTACGCCTTCGGCGATCCCGCCGCCCGCGTCTACCACTTCACTCTTCCGAAACGACTGCGGATGCTGTGGTGGGTCAAGACCTCCGCTCCGGAGGACTTCCGCCGCCTGCTGACCCGGGACAACGTCACCTCGGTCACGTCCGCCACCTCTCGCTGA
- a CDS encoding NAD(P)/FAD-dependent oxidoreductase has product MSDTPTPAGGASPEHDVAILGSGIAGSMLAAVLARNGVKVLLLDAAAHPRFAIGESTIPYTLVCLRTIAERYDVPEIKTLATFTNATKVLGPRFGVKKHFGFLLHHEGQDQDPREVNQFGTPGLLHEASHLYRQDTDAYMYHVALKYGAVARQNFRVADVDFDDAGVTLSTAEGEEYRAKYVVDASGYRSPLAEKFNLREDPCRFSHHSRSIWNHMAGVRPTDDLFDRAPEDTPPSPWYQGTVHHLFERGWFWVIGFDNHPASRNPLCSVGLTLDPRKYPKSADMTPEEEFYHHAARFPDIARQFEGARPVRSWVSTDRLQYSSKQCAGDRWFLLSHAAGFLDPLYSRGLSNTAEAINSLTWRLLDAVKDGDFSRERFDYVDRLQQGLFDYNDSLVNASFISFSDYDLWTAVYRIWSWGANAGTYRLSEGLFKYYKDGRDQHFKDLEKAPHLGLYWPDHDGFKGLYDSLIEECLAYEAGKVTAREAADTVYDQLQSANFVPKHFGFAERDLRFMIPNAKVMAKTARWLHTEADPVVKRMMTGNAREAVKAKLKGRRIF; this is encoded by the coding sequence ATGTCCGACACCCCGACCCCGGCCGGTGGCGCGTCCCCTGAACACGACGTGGCGATCCTGGGGTCCGGTATAGCCGGCTCCATGCTCGCAGCGGTCCTCGCCCGCAACGGCGTCAAGGTCCTGCTCCTGGACGCCGCGGCCCACCCGCGCTTCGCGATCGGCGAGTCCACGATCCCGTACACGCTGGTCTGCCTGCGCACCATCGCCGAGCGCTACGACGTCCCCGAGATCAAGACGCTCGCCACCTTCACCAACGCCACCAAGGTGCTCGGCCCCAGGTTCGGCGTGAAGAAGCACTTCGGCTTCCTGCTGCACCACGAGGGCCAGGACCAGGACCCGCGCGAGGTCAACCAGTTCGGCACCCCGGGCCTGCTGCACGAGGCGAGCCACCTGTACCGGCAGGACACCGACGCGTACATGTACCACGTCGCCCTGAAGTACGGCGCCGTGGCGCGGCAGAACTTCCGGGTCGCGGACGTCGACTTCGACGACGCGGGCGTCACCCTGAGCACCGCCGAGGGCGAGGAGTACCGCGCCAAGTACGTCGTCGACGCCAGCGGCTACCGCTCGCCGCTCGCCGAGAAGTTCAACCTGCGCGAGGACCCCTGCCGGTTCAGCCACCACTCCCGGTCGATCTGGAACCACATGGCGGGGGTACGGCCCACCGACGACCTGTTCGACCGCGCCCCCGAGGACACCCCGCCCTCGCCCTGGTACCAGGGCACGGTGCACCACCTCTTCGAGCGCGGCTGGTTCTGGGTGATCGGCTTCGACAACCACCCCGCCTCCCGCAACCCGCTGTGCAGCGTCGGTCTCACCCTCGACCCGCGCAAGTACCCCAAGTCCGCGGACATGACGCCGGAGGAGGAGTTCTACCACCACGCGGCGCGCTTCCCCGACATCGCCCGGCAGTTCGAGGGCGCCCGCCCGGTCCGCTCCTGGGTCTCCACGGACCGCCTTCAGTACTCCTCCAAGCAGTGCGCCGGCGACCGCTGGTTCCTGCTCTCGCACGCGGCCGGCTTCCTGGACCCGCTGTACTCCCGGGGCCTGTCCAACACCGCCGAGGCCATCAACAGCCTCACCTGGCGGCTGCTTGACGCCGTCAAGGACGGCGACTTCTCCCGTGAGCGCTTCGACTACGTCGACCGGCTCCAGCAGGGCCTGTTCGACTACAACGACTCGCTCGTCAACGCCTCCTTCATCTCCTTCAGCGACTACGACCTGTGGACCGCCGTCTACCGGATCTGGTCCTGGGGCGCCAACGCGGGCACCTACCGGCTGTCCGAGGGGCTGTTCAAGTACTACAAGGACGGCCGCGACCAGCACTTCAAGGACCTGGAGAAGGCCCCGCATCTCGGCCTGTACTGGCCGGACCACGACGGCTTCAAGGGCCTGTACGACAGCCTGATCGAGGAGTGCCTCGCCTACGAGGCCGGCAAGGTCACCGCGCGCGAGGCGGCCGACACCGTCTATGACCAGCTGCAGAGCGCGAACTTCGTGCCGAAGCACTTCGGCTTCGCCGAGCGCGACCTGCGCTTCATGATCCCCAACGCCAAGGTCATGGCCAAGACCGCGCGGTGGCTGCACACCGAGGCCGACCCCGTGGTCAAGCGGATGATGACCGGCAACGCCCGCGAGGCCGTCAAGGCCAAGCTCAAGGGCAGGCGCATCTTCTAG